In one Bos mutus isolate GX-2022 chromosome 19, NWIPB_WYAK_1.1, whole genome shotgun sequence genomic region, the following are encoded:
- the NOS2 gene encoding nitric oxide synthase, inducible isoform X2 — MREGLGAACEAARPRLCRLLRRILRPQPACRLRRASPVTQDDPKRHSPGKHGNESPQPLTGTVKTSPESLSKLDAPPSACPRHVRIKNWGSGVTFQDTLHQKAKGDLSCKSKSCLASIMNPKSLTIGPRDKPTPPDELLPQAIEFVNQYYGSFKEAKIEEHLARVEAVTKEIETTGTYQLTGDELIFATKQAWRNAPRCIGRIQWSNLQVFDARSCSTAQEMFEHICRHVRYATNNGNIRSAITVFPQRSDGKHDFRVWNAQLIRYAGYQMPDGSIRGDPANVEFTQLCIDLGWKPKYGRFDVLPLVLQADGRDPELFEIPPDLVLEVPMEHPRYEWFRELELKWYALPAVANMLLEVGGLEFPGCPFNGWYMGTEVGVRDFCDVQRYNILEEVGRRMGLETHKVASLWKDRAVVEINVAVLHSFQKQNVTIMDHHSAAESFMKYMQNEYRSRGGCPADWIWLVPPISGSITPVFHQEMLNYVLSPFYYYQVEAWKTHVWQDERRRPQRRGIRFKVLVKAVFFASVLMHKAMASRVRATILFATETGRSETLAQDLGALFSCAFNPKVLCMDQYQLSHLEEEQLLLVVTSTFGNGDSPGNGEKLKKSLLMLKELTNTFRYAVFGLGSSMYPQFCAFAHDIDQKLSQLGASQLAPTGEGDELSGQEEAFRSWAVQTFKAACETFDVSGKHHIEIPKLYTSNVTWDPQHYRLMQDSEPLDLNKALSSMHAKHVFTMRLKSQQNLQSPKSSRTTLLVELSCEGSQAPSYLPGEHLGVFPCNQPALVQGILERVVDGPAPHQPVRLETLCENGSYWVKDKRLPPCSLSQALTYFLDITTPPTQLLLRKLAQLATEEAEKQRLETLCQPSDYNKWKFTNSPTFLEVLEEFPSLRVSASFLLSQLPILKPRYYSISSSRDLTPTEIHLTVAVLTYRTRDGQGPLHHGVCSTWLSSLKPQDPVPCFVRSASGFQLPEDRSRPCILIGPGTGIAPFRSFWQQRLHEAEHKGLQGGRMTLVFGCRRPEEDHLYWEEMLEMARKGVLHEVHTAYSRLPDQPKVYVQDILRQRLAGEVLRVLHEEQGHLYVCGDVHMARDVARTLKQLMATALSLNEEQVEDYFFQLKNQKRYHEDIFGAVFPYEVKKDGAAGLPSNPRAPGTHRS; from the exons ATGCGCGAGGGGCTGGGCGCCGCGTGCGAGGCCGCCCGGCCCCGGCTCTGCCGGCTCCTCCGCAGGATCCTCCGGCCGCAGCCCGCCTGCCGCCTCCGCCGAGCCAG TCCAGTGACACAGGATGACCCCAAACGTCACAGCCCGGGCAAGCACGGGAATGAGTCTCCCCAGCCCCTCACGGGGACAGTAAAG ACGTCTCCAGAATCCCTGAGCAAGCTGGACGCACCCCCGTCAGCCTGTCCACGGCATGTGAGGATCAAAAACTGGGGCAGCGGAGTGACTTTCCAAGACACGCTTCACCAGAAGGCCAAAGGG gaTCTCTCTTGCAAGTCCAAGTCTTGCCTGGCATCCATCATGAACCCCAAAAGTTTGACCATAGGACCCCGGGACAAGCCAACCCCCCCAGACGAGCTTCTACCTCAAGCTATCGAATTTGTCAACCAGTATTACGGCTCCTTCAAAGA GGCAAAAATAGAGGAACATCTGGCCAGGGTGGAAGCAGTAACAAAGGAGATAGAAACAACAGGAACCTACCAGCTGACGGGAGATGAGCTCATCTTCGCCACCAAGCAGGCCTGGCGCAACGCCCCCCGCTGCATCGGAAGGATCCAGTGGTCGAACCTGCAG GTCTTTGACGCCCGGAGCTGTTCCACGGCCCAGGAAATGTTCGAACACATCTGCAGACACGTGCGTTATGCCACCAACAACGGCAACATCAG GTCGGCCATCACTGTGTTCCCCCAGCGGAGTGATGGGAAGCATGACTTCCGGGTCTGGAACGCCCAGCTCATCCGCTATGCCGGCTACCAGATGCCGGATGGCAGCATCAGAGGGGACCCCGCCAATGTGGAGTTCACACAG CTGTGCATCGACCTGGGCTGGAAGCCCAAGTACGGCCGCTTCGACGTGTTGCCTCTAGTCCTGCAGGCTGACGGCCGTGACCCAGAGCTCTTCGAAATCCCCCCTGACCTTGTTCTCGAGGTGCCCATGGAACATCCCAG GTACGAATGGTTCCGGGAGCTGGAGCTCAAGTGGTACGCCCTGCCAGCCGTGGCCAACATGCTGCTTGAGGTGGGCGGCCTCGAGTTCCCAGGGTGCCCCTTCAACGGGTGGTACATGGGCACAGAAGTTGGAGTCCGGGACTTCTGCGACGTCCAGCGATACAACATCCTGGAG GAAGTGGGCAGAAGGATGGGCCTGGAAACGCACAAGGTGGCCTCACTCTGGAAGGACCGGGCTGTCGTTGAGATCAACGTCGCTGTGCTCCACAGTTTCCAG AAGCAGAACGTGACCATCATGGACCACCACTCCGCTGCAGAGTCCTTCATGAAGTACATGCAGAATGAGTACCGCTCCCGAGGGGGCTGCCCAGCTGACTGGATTTGGCTGGTCCCCCCGATCTCTGGAAGCATCACCCCCGTGTTCCACCAGGAGATGTTAAATTACGTCCTGTCCCCTTTCTACTACTACCAG GTGGAGGCCTGGAAAACCCACGTCTGGCAGGACGAGAGGCGGAGACCCCAGAGAAGAGGGATTCGATTCAAAGTCTTGGTCAA AGCTGTGTTCTTCGCCTCGGTGCTGATGCATAAGGCCATGGCATCCCGGGTCAGAGCCACGATCCTCTTTGCAACAGAGACGGGGAGATCGGAAACGCTGGCCCAGGACCTGGGGGCTTTGTTCAGCTGTGCCTTCAACCCCAAG GTTCTCTGCATGGATcagtaccagctgagccatctggaggaggagcagctgctgctggtggtgacCAGCACTTTTGGCAACGGAGACTCCCCTGGCAACGGAGAG AAACTGAAGAAGTCCCTCTTGATGCTGAAAGAACTCACCAACACGTTCCG GTACGCCGTGTTTGGCCTTGGCTCCAGCATGTACCCTCAGTTCTGCGCTTTTGCTCATGACATTGACCAGAAGTTGTCCCAGCTGGGAGCTTCTCAGCTTGCCCCAACCGGGGAAGGGGACGAACTCAGCGGGCAGGAGGAGGCCTTTCGCAGCTGGGCCGTGCAAACCTTCAAG GCAGCCTGTGAGACATTCGATGTCAGCGGCAAGCACCACATTGAGATCCCCAAGCTCTACACTTCCAATGTGACCTGGGACCCGCAGCACTACAGGCTCATGCAGGACTCAGAGCCTCTGGACCTCAACAAAG CCCTGAGCAGTATGCACGCCAAGCATGTGTTCACCATGAGGCTCAAATCGCAGCAGAATCTGCAGAGTCCGAAATCCAG ccgcACCACCCTCCTGGTGGAACTCTCCTGTGAGGGCAGCCAAGCTCCAAGCTACCTGCCGGGAGAGCACCTCGGAGTTTTCCCATGCAACCAGCCGGCCCTGGTTCAAGGCATCCTTGAGCGAGTGGTGGATGGCCCTGCCCCGCACCAGCCTGTGCGCCTGGAGACCCTCTGTGAGAATG GCAGCTACTGGGTCAAGGATAAGCGGCTGCCACCTTGCTCACTCAGCCAGGCTCTCACCTATTTCCTGGACATCACCACCCCGCCAACCCAGCTGCTGCTCCGAAAGCTGGCCCAGCTGGCCACAGAAGAGGCTGAGAAGCAGAGGCTGGAGACCCTATGCCAG CCCTCAGATTACAACAAGTGGAAGTTCACCAACAGCCCCACATTTCTGGAGGTGCTGGAGGAGTTCCCGTCCCTGCGGGTGTCTGCCAGCTTCCTGCTCTCCCAGCTCCCTATTCTGAAGCCCCGGTACTACTCCATCAGCTCCTCCAGGGACCTCACACCCACGGAGATCCACCTCACTGTGGCCGTGCTCACGTACCGCACCCGAG ATGGCCAAGGTCCCCTGCACCATGGCGTCTGCAGCACGTGGCTCAGCAGCTTGAAGCCCCAAGACCCGGTGCCCTGCTTTGTGCGAAG TGCCAGCGGCTTCCAGCTTCCCGAGGACCGCTCCCGTCCTTGCATCCTCATTGGGCCCGGCACGGGCATCGCCCCCTTCCGCAGTTTCTGGCAGCAGCGGCTCCATGAGGCTGAGCACAAAG GGCTCCAGGGCGGCCGCATGACCCTGGTTTTCGGGTGCCGCCGCCCAGAAGAGGACCACCTCTACTGggaggagatgctggagatggCCCGCAAGGGGGTGCTGCACGAGGTGCACACCGCCTATTCCCGCCTGCCTGACCAGCCCAAG GTCTATGTTCAAGACATCCTGCGGCAGCGGCTGGCGGGCGAGGTGCTTCGCGTGCTGCACGAGGAGCAAGGCCACCTCTATGTCTGTGGGGATGTGCACATGGCCCGGGACGTGGCCCGCACCCTGAAGCAGCTGATGGCTACTGCGCTGAGCCTGAATGAGGAACAGGTGGAGGACTATTTCTTCCAGCTCAAG
- the NOS2 gene encoding nitric oxide synthase, inducible isoform X1 has product MACPWQFLFKIKSQKVDLATELDINNNVGKFYQPPSSPVTQDDPKRHSPGKHGNESPQPLTGTVKTSPESLSKLDAPPSACPRHVRIKNWGSGVTFQDTLHQKAKGDLSCKSKSCLASIMNPKSLTIGPRDKPTPPDELLPQAIEFVNQYYGSFKEAKIEEHLARVEAVTKEIETTGTYQLTGDELIFATKQAWRNAPRCIGRIQWSNLQVFDARSCSTAQEMFEHICRHVRYATNNGNIRSAITVFPQRSDGKHDFRVWNAQLIRYAGYQMPDGSIRGDPANVEFTQLCIDLGWKPKYGRFDVLPLVLQADGRDPELFEIPPDLVLEVPMEHPRYEWFRELELKWYALPAVANMLLEVGGLEFPGCPFNGWYMGTEVGVRDFCDVQRYNILEEVGRRMGLETHKVASLWKDRAVVEINVAVLHSFQKQNVTIMDHHSAAESFMKYMQNEYRSRGGCPADWIWLVPPISGSITPVFHQEMLNYVLSPFYYYQVEAWKTHVWQDERRRPQRRGIRFKVLVKAVFFASVLMHKAMASRVRATILFATETGRSETLAQDLGALFSCAFNPKVLCMDQYQLSHLEEEQLLLVVTSTFGNGDSPGNGEKLKKSLLMLKELTNTFRYAVFGLGSSMYPQFCAFAHDIDQKLSQLGASQLAPTGEGDELSGQEEAFRSWAVQTFKAACETFDVSGKHHIEIPKLYTSNVTWDPQHYRLMQDSEPLDLNKALSSMHAKHVFTMRLKSQQNLQSPKSSRTTLLVELSCEGSQAPSYLPGEHLGVFPCNQPALVQGILERVVDGPAPHQPVRLETLCENGSYWVKDKRLPPCSLSQALTYFLDITTPPTQLLLRKLAQLATEEAEKQRLETLCQPSDYNKWKFTNSPTFLEVLEEFPSLRVSASFLLSQLPILKPRYYSISSSRDLTPTEIHLTVAVLTYRTRDGQGPLHHGVCSTWLSSLKPQDPVPCFVRSASGFQLPEDRSRPCILIGPGTGIAPFRSFWQQRLHEAEHKGLQGGRMTLVFGCRRPEEDHLYWEEMLEMARKGVLHEVHTAYSRLPDQPKVYVQDILRQRLAGEVLRVLHEEQGHLYVCGDVHMARDVARTLKQLMATALSLNEEQVEDYFFQLKNQKRYHEDIFGAVFPYEVKKDGAAGLPSNPRAPGTHRS; this is encoded by the exons TCCAGTGACACAGGATGACCCCAAACGTCACAGCCCGGGCAAGCACGGGAATGAGTCTCCCCAGCCCCTCACGGGGACAGTAAAG ACGTCTCCAGAATCCCTGAGCAAGCTGGACGCACCCCCGTCAGCCTGTCCACGGCATGTGAGGATCAAAAACTGGGGCAGCGGAGTGACTTTCCAAGACACGCTTCACCAGAAGGCCAAAGGG gaTCTCTCTTGCAAGTCCAAGTCTTGCCTGGCATCCATCATGAACCCCAAAAGTTTGACCATAGGACCCCGGGACAAGCCAACCCCCCCAGACGAGCTTCTACCTCAAGCTATCGAATTTGTCAACCAGTATTACGGCTCCTTCAAAGA GGCAAAAATAGAGGAACATCTGGCCAGGGTGGAAGCAGTAACAAAGGAGATAGAAACAACAGGAACCTACCAGCTGACGGGAGATGAGCTCATCTTCGCCACCAAGCAGGCCTGGCGCAACGCCCCCCGCTGCATCGGAAGGATCCAGTGGTCGAACCTGCAG GTCTTTGACGCCCGGAGCTGTTCCACGGCCCAGGAAATGTTCGAACACATCTGCAGACACGTGCGTTATGCCACCAACAACGGCAACATCAG GTCGGCCATCACTGTGTTCCCCCAGCGGAGTGATGGGAAGCATGACTTCCGGGTCTGGAACGCCCAGCTCATCCGCTATGCCGGCTACCAGATGCCGGATGGCAGCATCAGAGGGGACCCCGCCAATGTGGAGTTCACACAG CTGTGCATCGACCTGGGCTGGAAGCCCAAGTACGGCCGCTTCGACGTGTTGCCTCTAGTCCTGCAGGCTGACGGCCGTGACCCAGAGCTCTTCGAAATCCCCCCTGACCTTGTTCTCGAGGTGCCCATGGAACATCCCAG GTACGAATGGTTCCGGGAGCTGGAGCTCAAGTGGTACGCCCTGCCAGCCGTGGCCAACATGCTGCTTGAGGTGGGCGGCCTCGAGTTCCCAGGGTGCCCCTTCAACGGGTGGTACATGGGCACAGAAGTTGGAGTCCGGGACTTCTGCGACGTCCAGCGATACAACATCCTGGAG GAAGTGGGCAGAAGGATGGGCCTGGAAACGCACAAGGTGGCCTCACTCTGGAAGGACCGGGCTGTCGTTGAGATCAACGTCGCTGTGCTCCACAGTTTCCAG AAGCAGAACGTGACCATCATGGACCACCACTCCGCTGCAGAGTCCTTCATGAAGTACATGCAGAATGAGTACCGCTCCCGAGGGGGCTGCCCAGCTGACTGGATTTGGCTGGTCCCCCCGATCTCTGGAAGCATCACCCCCGTGTTCCACCAGGAGATGTTAAATTACGTCCTGTCCCCTTTCTACTACTACCAG GTGGAGGCCTGGAAAACCCACGTCTGGCAGGACGAGAGGCGGAGACCCCAGAGAAGAGGGATTCGATTCAAAGTCTTGGTCAA AGCTGTGTTCTTCGCCTCGGTGCTGATGCATAAGGCCATGGCATCCCGGGTCAGAGCCACGATCCTCTTTGCAACAGAGACGGGGAGATCGGAAACGCTGGCCCAGGACCTGGGGGCTTTGTTCAGCTGTGCCTTCAACCCCAAG GTTCTCTGCATGGATcagtaccagctgagccatctggaggaggagcagctgctgctggtggtgacCAGCACTTTTGGCAACGGAGACTCCCCTGGCAACGGAGAG AAACTGAAGAAGTCCCTCTTGATGCTGAAAGAACTCACCAACACGTTCCG GTACGCCGTGTTTGGCCTTGGCTCCAGCATGTACCCTCAGTTCTGCGCTTTTGCTCATGACATTGACCAGAAGTTGTCCCAGCTGGGAGCTTCTCAGCTTGCCCCAACCGGGGAAGGGGACGAACTCAGCGGGCAGGAGGAGGCCTTTCGCAGCTGGGCCGTGCAAACCTTCAAG GCAGCCTGTGAGACATTCGATGTCAGCGGCAAGCACCACATTGAGATCCCCAAGCTCTACACTTCCAATGTGACCTGGGACCCGCAGCACTACAGGCTCATGCAGGACTCAGAGCCTCTGGACCTCAACAAAG CCCTGAGCAGTATGCACGCCAAGCATGTGTTCACCATGAGGCTCAAATCGCAGCAGAATCTGCAGAGTCCGAAATCCAG ccgcACCACCCTCCTGGTGGAACTCTCCTGTGAGGGCAGCCAAGCTCCAAGCTACCTGCCGGGAGAGCACCTCGGAGTTTTCCCATGCAACCAGCCGGCCCTGGTTCAAGGCATCCTTGAGCGAGTGGTGGATGGCCCTGCCCCGCACCAGCCTGTGCGCCTGGAGACCCTCTGTGAGAATG GCAGCTACTGGGTCAAGGATAAGCGGCTGCCACCTTGCTCACTCAGCCAGGCTCTCACCTATTTCCTGGACATCACCACCCCGCCAACCCAGCTGCTGCTCCGAAAGCTGGCCCAGCTGGCCACAGAAGAGGCTGAGAAGCAGAGGCTGGAGACCCTATGCCAG CCCTCAGATTACAACAAGTGGAAGTTCACCAACAGCCCCACATTTCTGGAGGTGCTGGAGGAGTTCCCGTCCCTGCGGGTGTCTGCCAGCTTCCTGCTCTCCCAGCTCCCTATTCTGAAGCCCCGGTACTACTCCATCAGCTCCTCCAGGGACCTCACACCCACGGAGATCCACCTCACTGTGGCCGTGCTCACGTACCGCACCCGAG ATGGCCAAGGTCCCCTGCACCATGGCGTCTGCAGCACGTGGCTCAGCAGCTTGAAGCCCCAAGACCCGGTGCCCTGCTTTGTGCGAAG TGCCAGCGGCTTCCAGCTTCCCGAGGACCGCTCCCGTCCTTGCATCCTCATTGGGCCCGGCACGGGCATCGCCCCCTTCCGCAGTTTCTGGCAGCAGCGGCTCCATGAGGCTGAGCACAAAG GGCTCCAGGGCGGCCGCATGACCCTGGTTTTCGGGTGCCGCCGCCCAGAAGAGGACCACCTCTACTGggaggagatgctggagatggCCCGCAAGGGGGTGCTGCACGAGGTGCACACCGCCTATTCCCGCCTGCCTGACCAGCCCAAG GTCTATGTTCAAGACATCCTGCGGCAGCGGCTGGCGGGCGAGGTGCTTCGCGTGCTGCACGAGGAGCAAGGCCACCTCTATGTCTGTGGGGATGTGCACATGGCCCGGGACGTGGCCCGCACCCTGAAGCAGCTGATGGCTACTGCGCTGAGCCTGAATGAGGAACAGGTGGAGGACTATTTCTTCCAGCTCAAG